Proteins co-encoded in one Centroberyx gerrardi isolate f3 chromosome 18, fCenGer3.hap1.cur.20231027, whole genome shotgun sequence genomic window:
- the tab2 gene encoding TGF-beta-activated kinase 1 and MAP3K7-binding protein 2 isoform X3: protein MAQGSHQIDIQVLHDLRQKFPEVPEGVVSQCVLQNNNNLDACCEYLSQVSPGYLYSEGGNLSYSEDPSFTRLRNHMTQLNLGLQSQNVHVAPLRDGLRMNGSRTLAHSLSDGPLQTGQAPNSDFFQQEPQSAPVQVPSSLNVFGVMEPTRKQQPPQHLGLYPLGVKGTTMGPQQTPRFNPITVTLAPNIQTGRNTPTSLHIHGGPQSGLSSPQGNAIYIRPYVSQSGTTRQNQQQGGRAQYSPTSQPQQQIYQISHPSSLPGSWSGPQHASSHTSQHQTQGHQTSHVYMPISSPTNPQAPSILQAPSGSQASSSGVSSCSSSSSSSSSVMPTSLSTFSQYNIQNISTGPRKNQIEIKLESPQRSNSTTTTAVLRTSSGPRSSSSTSSSCPSSSSSTGVATGPTTPLSIGGPGLSRSQPTVYISASPPTAATTPSEEAVMAPAGSRSQPKFYISANASSDDSGGRNPPTVYISANPPMQGPSGARNMGGQVSMGPAYIHHHPPKSRASVGGGTASSPRVVVTQPNTKYTFKITVSPNKPPAVSPGVVSPTFEPTNLLSLPADHHFVEPDPLHLSDPLSVHRERPSEPRRLSMGSDDAAYTQALLVHQKARMERLWHELELKKKKLEKLKEEVNEMENDLTRRRLERSNSASQIPSDHTLIPVQSNPFTTTLDS, encoded by the exons ATGGCCCAGGGAAGCCACCAGATTGACATTCAGGTTTTGCATGACCTGCGCCAGAAGTTCCCTGAAGTCCCAGAGGGTGTTGTTTCACAGTGTGTTCTGCAG aacaacaacaatttaGACGCCTGCTGTGAATACCTGTCCCAGGTCAGTCCGGGCTACTTGTACAGTGAAGGAGGAAACCTCAGCTACTCTGAAGACCCCAGCTTCACCAGGCTCCGTAATCACATGACCCAGCTGAACCTGGGCCTGCAGTCTCAGAATGTGCATGTGGCCCCGTTGCGGGACGGCCTGAGGATGAACGGCAGCAGGACTCTGGCCCACAGCCTGAGCGACGGGCCCCTCCAGACAGGCCAGGCCCCCAACAGTGACTTCTTTCAGCAGGAGCCCCAGTCAGCCCCAGTGCAGGTGCCCTCCAGCCTCAATGTGTTTGGTGTGATGGAGCCCACGCGCAAACAGCAGCCTCCCCAGCACCTCGGACTCTACCCGCTGGGCGTCAAAGGAACGACCATGGGCCCCCAGCAGACGCCGCGCTTCAACCCCATCACCGTCACGCTGGCCCCCAATATCCAGACGGGCCGCAACACCCCTACTTCTTTGCACATACACGGCGGGCCGCAGTCGGGCCTGAGCAGTCCACAGGGTAACGCTATCTACATCAGGCCCTACGTTAGCCAGTCCGGTACGACCCGGCAGAACCAGCAGCAGGGGGGCAGGGCCCAGTACAGCCCCACCTCCCAGCCCCAGCAGCAGATCTACCAGATCTCACACCCTTCCTCCCTGCCTGGCTCCTGGTCAGGCCCTCAGCACGCCTCCTCACATACCTCACAGCACCAGACCCAGGGCCACCAGACCTCCCACGTCTACATGCCGATCAGCTCCCCCACAAACCCCCAGGCCCCCTCCATTCTCCAGGCTCCTTCTGGAAGCCAGGCCTCCTCCTCCGgcgtctcctcctgctcttcctcctcctcctcttcctcctctgtcatgCCCACCTCCCTGTCTACCTTCAGCCAGTACAACATCCAGAACATCTCCACCGGCCCACGAAAGAACCAGATAGAGATCAAACTTGAATCTCCTCAGAGGAGCAACTCCACAACCACAACAGCCGTGCTGCGGACAAGCAGCGGGCcccgctcttcctcctccacctcctcctcctgcccttcttcctcctcttctaccGGGGTGGCTACTGGCCCCaccacccctctctccatcGGAGGCCCGGGTCTGAGCCGCAGCCAGCCCACTGTTTACATCTCTGCCAGCCCGCCCACTGCTGCTACCACTCCCTCTGAGGAGGCTGTCATGGCCCCAGCCGGCTCCCGCTCCCAGCCCAAGTTTTACATTTCTGCTAATGCCTCCAGCGACGACAGTGGGGGGAGGAACCCTCCCACGGTCTACATCTCAGCCAACCCCCCCATGCAGGGGCCGTCGGGGGCCAGGAACATGGGGGGCCAGGTGAGCATGGGCCCTGCCTACATCCACCACCATCCACCTAAGTCCCGTGCCTCCGTCGGGGGAGGCACGGCCTCTTCCCCTCGTGTGGTGGTGACTCAGCCCAACACCAAGTACACTTTTAAAATCACCGTGTCCCCGAACAAGCCCCCGGCTGTGTCCCCCGGAGTCGTGTCCCCCACTTTTGAGCCCACCAACCTCCTCAGTCTCCCCGCGGACCACCACTTTGTGGAGCCAGACCCCCTCCATCTCTCGGACCCGCTGTCGGTGCACAGGGAGCGGCCGAGCGAGCCTCGCAGACTCAGCATGGGCTCAGACGATGCAGCGTACACACAAG CCTTGTTGGTCCATCAGAAGGCCCGCATGGAGAGGCTGTGGCATGAGCtggagctgaagaagaagaagctggagaAGCTAAAAGAGGAAGTCAACGAGATGGAGAACGACCTGACCAGGAGACGGCTAGAGAGATCCAACTCTGCCTCCCAAATTCCTTCG
- the tab2 gene encoding TGF-beta-activated kinase 1 and MAP3K7-binding protein 2 isoform X2: MAQGSHQIDIQVLHDLRQKFPEVPEGVVSQCVLQNNNNLDACCEYLSQVSPGYLYSEGGNLSYSEDPSFTRLRNHMTQLNLGLQSQNVHVAPLRDGLRMNGSRTLAHSLSDGPLQTGQAPNSDFFQQEPQSAPVQVPSSLNVFGVMEPTRKQQPPQHLGLYPLGVKGTTMGPQQTPRFNPITVTLAPNIQTGRNTPTSLHIHGGPQSGLSSPQGNAIYIRPYVSQSGTTRQNQQQGGRAQYSPTSQPQQQIYQISHPSSLPGSWSGPQHASSHTSQHQTQGHQTSHVYMPISSPTNPQAPSILQAPSGSQASSSGVSSCSSSSSSSSSVMPTSLSTFSQYNIQNISTGPRKNQIEIKLESPQRSNSTTTTAVLRTSSGPRSSSSTSSSCPSSSSSTGVATGPTTPLSIGGPGLSRSQPTVYISASPPTAATTPSEEAVMAPAGSRSQPKFYISANASSDDSGGRNPPTVYISANPPMQGPSGARNMGGQVSMGPAYIHHHPPKSRASVGGGTASSPRVVVTQPNTKYTFKITVSPNKPPAVSPGVVSPTFEPTNLLSLPADHHFVEPDPLHLSDPLSVHRERPSEPRRLSMGSDDAAYTQALLVHQKARMERLWHELELKKKKLEKLKEEVNEMENDLTRRRLERSNSASQIPSIEEMQQLRCKNRILQIDIDCLTKEIDLLQTRGPHFNPSAIQSFYDNIGFLGPVPPKPKDSSSKSVKPVADQEEDEGTQWSCTACTFLNHPALNRCEQCEFPRHF; the protein is encoded by the exons ATGGCCCAGGGAAGCCACCAGATTGACATTCAGGTTTTGCATGACCTGCGCCAGAAGTTCCCTGAAGTCCCAGAGGGTGTTGTTTCACAGTGTGTTCTGCAG aacaacaacaatttaGACGCCTGCTGTGAATACCTGTCCCAGGTCAGTCCGGGCTACTTGTACAGTGAAGGAGGAAACCTCAGCTACTCTGAAGACCCCAGCTTCACCAGGCTCCGTAATCACATGACCCAGCTGAACCTGGGCCTGCAGTCTCAGAATGTGCATGTGGCCCCGTTGCGGGACGGCCTGAGGATGAACGGCAGCAGGACTCTGGCCCACAGCCTGAGCGACGGGCCCCTCCAGACAGGCCAGGCCCCCAACAGTGACTTCTTTCAGCAGGAGCCCCAGTCAGCCCCAGTGCAGGTGCCCTCCAGCCTCAATGTGTTTGGTGTGATGGAGCCCACGCGCAAACAGCAGCCTCCCCAGCACCTCGGACTCTACCCGCTGGGCGTCAAAGGAACGACCATGGGCCCCCAGCAGACGCCGCGCTTCAACCCCATCACCGTCACGCTGGCCCCCAATATCCAGACGGGCCGCAACACCCCTACTTCTTTGCACATACACGGCGGGCCGCAGTCGGGCCTGAGCAGTCCACAGGGTAACGCTATCTACATCAGGCCCTACGTTAGCCAGTCCGGTACGACCCGGCAGAACCAGCAGCAGGGGGGCAGGGCCCAGTACAGCCCCACCTCCCAGCCCCAGCAGCAGATCTACCAGATCTCACACCCTTCCTCCCTGCCTGGCTCCTGGTCAGGCCCTCAGCACGCCTCCTCACATACCTCACAGCACCAGACCCAGGGCCACCAGACCTCCCACGTCTACATGCCGATCAGCTCCCCCACAAACCCCCAGGCCCCCTCCATTCTCCAGGCTCCTTCTGGAAGCCAGGCCTCCTCCTCCGgcgtctcctcctgctcttcctcctcctcctcttcctcctctgtcatgCCCACCTCCCTGTCTACCTTCAGCCAGTACAACATCCAGAACATCTCCACCGGCCCACGAAAGAACCAGATAGAGATCAAACTTGAATCTCCTCAGAGGAGCAACTCCACAACCACAACAGCCGTGCTGCGGACAAGCAGCGGGCcccgctcttcctcctccacctcctcctcctgcccttcttcctcctcttctaccGGGGTGGCTACTGGCCCCaccacccctctctccatcGGAGGCCCGGGTCTGAGCCGCAGCCAGCCCACTGTTTACATCTCTGCCAGCCCGCCCACTGCTGCTACCACTCCCTCTGAGGAGGCTGTCATGGCCCCAGCCGGCTCCCGCTCCCAGCCCAAGTTTTACATTTCTGCTAATGCCTCCAGCGACGACAGTGGGGGGAGGAACCCTCCCACGGTCTACATCTCAGCCAACCCCCCCATGCAGGGGCCGTCGGGGGCCAGGAACATGGGGGGCCAGGTGAGCATGGGCCCTGCCTACATCCACCACCATCCACCTAAGTCCCGTGCCTCCGTCGGGGGAGGCACGGCCTCTTCCCCTCGTGTGGTGGTGACTCAGCCCAACACCAAGTACACTTTTAAAATCACCGTGTCCCCGAACAAGCCCCCGGCTGTGTCCCCCGGAGTCGTGTCCCCCACTTTTGAGCCCACCAACCTCCTCAGTCTCCCCGCGGACCACCACTTTGTGGAGCCAGACCCCCTCCATCTCTCGGACCCGCTGTCGGTGCACAGGGAGCGGCCGAGCGAGCCTCGCAGACTCAGCATGGGCTCAGACGATGCAGCGTACACACAAG CCTTGTTGGTCCATCAGAAGGCCCGCATGGAGAGGCTGTGGCATGAGCtggagctgaagaagaagaagctggagaAGCTAAAAGAGGAAGTCAACGAGATGGAGAACGACCTGACCAGGAGACGGCTAGAGAGATCCAACTCTGCCTCCCAAATTCCTTCG ATTGAGGAAATGCAGCAGTTGCGATGCAAAAACAGGATACTGCAGATCGACATTGACTGCCTAACCAAAGAAATCGATCTCCTTCAAACAAGAG